Genomic DNA from Alistipes indistinctus YIT 12060:
CGGTAAACGAGTCGGCCGTCGCTTCGGGATTTTTGTAATACCCCATCATCACATTAGGGCCTTTTACAACGATCTCTCCTTCGCCCGAGCGCGGATTCACATTGTCGAGACGGGCTTCGACCCCCTCCAGCATCGGCCCCGTGGACTGATGCCGCACCATCGACGGATTAACCCCGGCCAATACGGGAGCCGTCTCGGTGAGGCCGTACCCGATCGCATAGGGGAACCGTCCCTCCAACAGGAACAGTTCGACGGTCGGATCGAGTTTCGCCCCGCCGATACCGAAGAAGCGGATACGGCCGCCGAACAACTGTGCAAGGCGCCTGCCGGCAATCCGGTGCAGGAACCTGCGTCCCCAATCGGTTTTGTAAAGTGCTGCCATCAGCCGGTTGCCAGCTACCTGCGGTAAGATTTTGTTTTTGTAAATTTTCTCGATAATCAGCGGCACGGTCAGCATGATCGTAGGACGCACCTTCTTGAGCACGGGGAGCAATACCGAAGCGGTCGGGGCTTTGTCGAGATAGACCACCGATGCGCCCCACATCACCGGCAGCAGCATGCCCAGCGAACATTCGTAAGTGTGGGACAGCGGCAGGATAGACAGGAATACGTCATCGGGATAAACCGGTTGCAGGATGCTCACCATCTCCAGCTCGCTGCACAAGTTGCGGTGCGAAAGCATCACGCCTTTGGGCGAAGAGGTGGTACCCGAAGTGTAAATGATCGCCGCGAGATCATCCCCGTTCGGTATGGTTACGGAGCCAAGCGTATCGGAAGTCTGGTGGATCACCCCGAGGTTCATGCTGCGCACCACGAGGTTCAGCCCGGAGATGACCTCCTTCGAGACCTTCGTGAACAGTTTATCGGAAACGACGAGCGCTTTGGCCTCGGAATGCAGGATGATCTTGTCGAGTTCGGGGCCCGAAAAATCAGGCAGGATGGGTACGATCACCATGCCCGACACGGTCGCGGCAAAATAAGCGACGCCCCAGTTAGGCATGTTGTTGCTCAATAATGCGATTTTGTCGCCACTGTTCAGCCCGGCATGGACGAATATATCGATCAGGGTGTTGACGCGTTCGGAGAACTCGGCGTAGGTGAGCGACTCTCCCCCGTACATCGAGAAACAAGGCCGCGGGCCGAAGGAATCAATGCTGTGCAGATACAATTCCCGAAGGGTTTCGAATCTCATTGCAAATGGAAAGTTAGGAATGTCGGGACATTTGCCAATCGAACGCAAAGATAAGTTTTATTATTATAAAATCATTACTTTTGAAGACGTTTGAGCAATGAATCAGGACCATTCGATACACTCCCGTGCCGAAATTCTCGGCTTCGACCGCTGCGGTATAGCCCGTTGCCGCCCGCTCGAAGAGCGTCGCGGACTGTTGGAGCGATGGCTCGCACAGGGACGGCACGGCGGCCTGACCTATATGGAACGCAATCTCGACAAGCGGATCGACCCGGCCCTGCTGGTCGAAGGAGCCCGGTCGGTAGTGGTTTGTGCCATCAGCTACAACCGTCCTCCCGCTGCCGGAGTCGCCTCACGGATCGCCTCGTATGCCCGGGGACGCGACTACCATCCGGTATTGAAAGAGAAATTGCACGAACTGCTCGCCTACATTCGCGACCTGCATCCCGGAACTTCGGGACGCGTCTTCGTCGATACGGCCCCGATCCTCGAAAAAAGTTGGGCCGCCGAAGCGGGAGTAGGACGCATCGGACGCCACTCGCTACTGATCGTACCCGGTCTGGGATCGTTCGTTGTGCTGGGGCTGATCGTGACGGATGCCGAACTCGAACCCGATCCGCCTTTCCTGGCACCGGACCCGTGCGGTTCCTGCCGCGCCTGTATCGAAGCCTGCCCCGTCGGTGCGATCGGAAACGACCGGACGATCGACGCTTCGCTTTGTATCTCGCGCCGCACGATCGAGGCGGAAGCGGGCGACGAAGGCGACCTGCACGGGTGGATATTCGGCTGCGACATTTGCCAGCTGGCCTGCCCCCACAACCGCCATGCACCGGTATCCGCCCATACCTGCTTCGCCCCGGCCGGAGATATCGGACAGATGACCGAAACCGATTGGCTGCAGCTCTCCGGAACCGATTTCCAAAACCGTTTCGGCGACACGCCGCTGGCCCGCTGCGGACTGGAGCGCATCCAACGCCGCATCCGGCAAGGTTCACAAAAATAACATCCAGGAAAAATCTCGAAAAAACAGATCTATCGGCGAAGGACATATCTCTACAACGCTTTTCTATTCCTATCGTGAAAAGTATGCCCTCCTTGAAAAGCTGACTGAAAAGTCAGGCAAGAACAGCCCAATCTTCATCAGAAATTACCGGGTCAAAACCGTCCCTGTTTTCAAACGGTATCCGAACGACAAAGCCCTGCCTCGCAAGGCAGGGCTTATTCCGATTACCGGGATATCTCCCGAGGTTTATCCGCGGGCCAAAATATCAGTCTCAAACAGTCGGCATGCAGACAAAATTAAGTTTTCCGACAGCGTCCCGACGAATCGGCTAAAGGGTCTTGTCTGCCACCTGCTGGCGCTTCACTTCGTCGAGCACCGATTGCAGGTCTATCCCGAGTTTTTCGGCAATACCTTGTCCGCACCGTTCATCGGCCTGATAGAAACGGGCCACCGCACGCGTCTGGATATTGACCGGAACACCCGCCATCGCCTCGGCCGCATTCGAAATCAGTCGTTGTTGCGCATCGGGCGACTGCAGGCGGAACAACTCGCCCGGCTGCGAATAGTAATCGCTGTCCACACGGGCGTCATACGCCATCGCATCCCCCTCTACCTTTAAAGGCGGCTCGAGGTAGGAACGATCTTCGGTCGGGCCTCCGAAACTGTTCGGTTCATAGTTGACGCTGCCGCCGCCGTTCGCATCGAAACGCATCAGCCCGTCCCGCTGATAATTGTGAGCCGGGGAGCGTGAAGCGTTCACCGGCAGGCTTTCGAAGTTGGCTCCGAGCCGGTAGCGGTGCGCATCGCCATATGCGAACAGGCGCCCCTGGAGCATTTTATCAGGCGAGAAGCCGATTCCGGGAACGATATTGGCCGGGTTGAAAGCAGCCTGTTCCACTTCTGCGAAGTAATTTTCGGGATTACGGTTCAGCTCCATCACCCCCACCTCCTGCAACGGATAATCGGCATGCGGCCATACCTTCGTCAGGTCGAACGGATTGATCCGGTAGGTCGCCGCATCGGCCTCCGGCATAATCTGCACGTAAAGCGTCCAGCGCGGAAAATCGCCCTGCGCAATGTGACCGAACAGATCCTTTTGCGATGCCTCGCGGTCTTTGGCGACGACCGCCTCGGCTTCGGCATTGGTCAGGTTTTTGATTCCCTGCTGGGTTTTGAAATGAAATTTGACCCAGAACCGTTCATTCGCCGCATTGATAAAGCTGAACGTATGGCTTCCGAAGCCGTGCATCTGACGCAGGCTCGCCGGAATCCCGCGGTCGCTCATCAGGATCATCACCTGATGGAGGGTCTCCGGAGAGAGACTCCAAAAATCCCACGCCGCCGTTGCGCTGCGCAGGTTGGTTTTCGGGTCGCGCTTCTGCGTGTGGATAAAATCGGGAAATTTGAGCGGATCCCGGATAAAAAAGACCGGTGTATTGTTCCCCACCAAATCCCAGTTACCTTCGTCGGTGTAAAATTTGATCGCAAAACCGCGCACATCGCGCTCGGTATCGGCAGCGCCGCGCTCGCCGGCAACGGTCGAAAAGCGTACGAATAAATCGGTCTGTTTGCCCACTTCCGAAAAAATCGACGCTTTCGTGTACTTCGTGATGTCTTTCGTCACGGTAAAGGTCCCGTAAGCGGCCGAACCTTTCGCATGCACGACCCGCTCCGGAATGCGTTCACGCGTAAAATGGGCCAGTTTTTCCATGTACCAGACATTTTGCATCAGCATCGGACCGTGCGGCCCGGCGGTCTGGACGTTCTGGTTCTCCGCCACGGGAGTACCAGCATTCGTCGTCATTGTCTTTTTCGTCGTCATAAGGCAATCATCGTTAATATTTATCGGGAACGGCATTCAGATCAACACTCCTTATAGAACAAATCTAGCAAATAATCGGGACAAACCGGGCAAATAGTTTATAATTAGCAATTCAAATATTTTATACCCGTATAAGTGCAACACATACCATACCAAAAGCGGCGGTTCCAAAAGGAACCGCCGCTTCTTATATTCAAAGAATCCGGTGCTTAGAGCGCGTTGATCTCTTTGAGGACAGCGTTGGTTTTGCGGACAGCCTCGGCGCTCTTCTCGAAGAGGGCTTTCTCGTCTGCAGTGAGGTTCAGCGACAGAATCTTCTCCACACCGTTCTTGCCGATCACGGCCGGAACACCGATGCAGATATCCTTCTGACCGTATTCGCCGTCGAGAGCCGTGCAGGAAACAATCACCTTCTTCTGGTCGCGGATGATCGATTCAACGACATAAGCTGCCGCTGCACCGGGCGCATACCAAGCCGACGTTCCGAGCAGCTTGGTCAGCGTTGCACCGCCCACCATCGTGTCGGCAACCACCTTGTCGAGTTCCTCTTTGCTCAGCAGTTCGGTAACGGGAATGCCCTTGTAGGCGGCTTTGCCGGCCAGCGGAATCATCGTGGTATCGCCGTGCCCGCCGATTACCATGCCTTCAATCTCGTTCGAGTTGGCATTCAGGGCCTTGCTCAGGTAGCATTTGAAGCGGGCCGTATCCAGTGCGCCGCCCATACCGAAAATCTGGTTCTTCGGAAGACCGCTCTTTTTGAGGGCCAGGTAGGTCATCGTATCCATCGGGTTGCTGATGATCAGGATAATGGCCTTCGGCGAGTATTTCAGTACGTTCTCAACCACCGAGCTCACGATACCGGCATTCACGCCGATCAACTCTTCGCGGGTCATACCCGGTTTGCGGGGCATACCTGAGGTGATCACCACTACGTCCGAACCGGCGGTCGCGGCATAATCGTTGGTCACGCCGGTCAGTTTCGTATCGAAATCCATCAGCGTGGCGGTCTGGAAAATATCCAGCATTTTACCTTCGGCTACCCCTTCTTTAATATCCAGCAGCACCACTTCATCGGCGATCTCGCGGGTGGCGATCACATTTGCGCAGGTAGCGCCTACGTTGCCCGCACCCACGACAGTAACTTTACTCATAATTTCGTATTTTTTAAAATTAACCTATCAGTTTGGCATAATCCTCAGCGGAGAGCAGTGAATCGAGCTCTGCGGGATTCGTCATTTTAATTTTCACCATCCAACCCTCGCCGTAAGGATCTTTATTGACCTTGTCGGGAGCGTCGTTGAGCGATGCATTGAACTCGAGCACCTCGCCGCCCACAGGCAGGAAAGCATCCGAAACCGTCTTCACGGCCTCGATCGTGCCGAAAATTTCGTTCTGGGCAAGTGTCTCGCCCTCAGTGGTCACATCGACAAAAACGATATCGCCGAGTTGGCTCTGTGCAAAATCGGTAATGCCCACATAGGCCTCATCCCCTTCGACCCGGATCCATTCGTGATCCTTCGAATACTTCAAGTTAGCCGGAATATTCATCTGTAGTGTATTTTATTGAGTTTGTATGATCGTCTGTACCGGATGTTCGGAAAGCGGAACGGACTCCGGGGATATCTTCCCGGTCGGAACCGGGTGCCCTCCGTTTTCGGACGCTCAAAGGTAGTCGTTTTTCAGGGATTATAAAATTTAACTGTGATTTTTTTCACACTTAAATTCATCGCGAGAATACGATTTTCATCACCACCGGATTGTGGTCGCTGGAGTGGAAATCCAGTGGGAGCGTTTCGATGGAAAGTACTTCGATACCGGGCGAAACGAAAAAGAAATCGGTCAACGTCCGCACCGACGAATCGGCCCGGAAAGGCCGGTCCAGATAGCGCAGCGAAGGATGCTGCGCGTCGTAGACGAAACGGCCGGCCCGGCGGAACAACCTGCCGTCGATCTGCTGCGGCACGAAATAAGGATTCGAAAGCTCCGCCGCAGAAGGAATGTAATCGGGCGGATATTGGTTCCAGTCACCGCCGGTTACCGAACGGATCCCGGCCGAATCGGCCCGTGCAATCAGTTCCGCGAGGAAAACGCACTCTTCAAACCGCATGTTACCCGTATCGTAAGCGGTATTGTGCGTATTGTCGATCATCACCGTATCGCCCGCAGCGGTCAGAAACCGGGCTGAAAGCAGCCCGCGTTTGAGGTTGAACATCCGTTCCGGGAACGGGAAGCGGGACGGGTACTGATACCGCACCGCATCGAGCGGCCTGTACCGCGACAAGGTCAGCAGTCCGCTGGCCACACGTCCGATCGGATCGCGTAACGGAATCGGTACGAACCACGCCTTATAATTGAAGCCGAACGCCGCCGCATAACCCGGGAAAGCGGCACCGATCAATCCCGCTTCGTCGATGCGGTAGGTACGGTGAGACGAGCGGTCCACCTCCTGCAACAGCATGATGTCCGCATCGATCTTTTGCAGCGTCAGGACGATCTGCGCCAGGTTAGCCGCAGTCCGTGCACGGGTGTCGCGTACGCGCCTGCCGCCGTCGTAGAAAAAGTCCATGTTGTCGCCCAGCCCGGCATAACCGATATTCCAACTGACCAGGGTCAGTGTGTCCGGAAGCGAATCGGGCTGCTGGCATCGGTACACCTCCTCAACCGGCGCGGGACGAAACTCCGCGAGCCAGGAAATCCCGAAAAAAACCGCCGCCACCGCCACCAGCGGGACGACGATCCGCACCGTCACGGCACGGAACCTGCGGTACTTTCTCATCTTTATTATATCGGGGTTGATACTGCGTCAGGATTCGGATACGGCGACCGAAGGGAGTCCCGCAGCCTTGCACACCTGCCCGACGATCCGTTCGGGAGCAATGCCCCGCATACAGGGATAGTCGCCATAGGCGCAAGGCCGGTTGCCGTAAATCGAACAGGGGCGGCAGGCCATATCGAGCTGTACGGCATTTTGCGGATCCTGCCCGATCCCGTAAAAACCGGCATAGGGATGCGTCGCCCCCCACACCGACACGACCGGCACACCGACCAGCGAAGCCATGTGCATCGCCGAGGAGTCCATGCTCAGCATCAGGTCGAGGTGGGAAATGAGCTCCATCTCGCGGGCCAGTTTGATCCGGCCGATGACCGACACCACGGAGCCGTACTTTTCCTCCATCCGTTCTCCGTATTCGCGTTCGGCGGCGCCGCCGCCGAAAACGAACAGCCGTACACCGGGCATCTGCGAAAGCATCGCGATCACCCGCTCCATCTGTTCGAGCGGATAGATTTTGCCCTGATGCTGCGCGAACGGCGCGATCCCGATCCATTTTTTCCCTTCGTGCGCCCCTGCAAGCGCTTCGGTTTCTGCATCCAACGAGTACCTCACGCGCGGCGGAACGGCTATCGGCGGCAGGTCGAACCCCAATGCGAGGAAAACTTTGCGGTAGCGTTCGACCGTCGTTTTGAGTTGTACCAGTTTTTTATTCTCCAACGCAACGAGCGCCTTTTTCTCTTCCCGGCCTTTATCGATATAAGCGACCTTTGCGCCGCGCAGCCGCAGGATGCGCCTCAGCATCTTCGTGCGAATCACATCGTGCAGGTCGGCCACCATATCGAAACGGCCGAGCTCCGAGCTGAGTTTCAGCACGCCTTTCAGCCCTTTATGCCGGCCCGTAAAATCGGGAGAGACGAACTCCAAAGCCTCGATTCCCCTGAAGAAAGGCTGTAAAAAAGCCGGCGTCAGCACTACGATCTGCGCTTCGGGATACTGTTTGCGCAATGCGCCCACCACGGGCACACTCATCGCGACATCCCCCATTGCAGAAAGGCGAATGACCAGAATACGCATCGGTGCGGACACGGAACGGGAAGCCATAAATCTATTTTGCCGCGTAGAGAACGGGATTCAGTTCGGGATCGTTGTACATCTTCATCTGCTTGTACACCTTCATGTATTTGTGCCCGGCAGCCATATCCGCGAGCAACTCCTCGATCGCGGTGGTCAGGTCTGTCCGCTGCTGCAGCAGGATATCGAGCTTACGCCGGCACTCTTCGACGTGTTTCGCGGACACGTCGGTCCGCTTCACCTCCTGGGCCATGTGATAAATTTTCAGCGCGAGAATCGAAAGCCGGTCGATCGCCCAGGCCGGGCTCTCGGTATTGATTTTCGCACCGGACTCGATCGCCACATCCTTGAACTTATCGAGAAAATAGCTGTCGATATATTCCACCATATCCGTGCGCTCCTGATTCGAGCGGTCGATCCGGCGTTTGAGCACGAGCGCTTCGACGGGGTCGATTTGCGGATCGCGGATCAGGTCCTCCAGATGCCACTGCACCGTGTCGATCCAGTTCTTCAGGTACAGCAGGTGCTCGATAGAGCCCTCCCGGTAAGGGTTGGCAATGGGATGGTCCACATCGTCATAGCGGTGATATTCGTCGATCACGGCCGGAAAAATCTGGTGGCAAAGGGCAGTAAAACTCATAGGGTTGAAATTTGGAAAGAGAGTCAAACGTTATTTTACAAAGCTAAAGAATTTTGCTCAAATTCCAATAAAATATTATTTTTGTCGCTATGCCTGCCAAACCTCATAAAGGTACCCGTATGAAACCGAATTCCATTGCCTTGCTGACGCTGGGCGTGTCGCTGCTCGCCCTCTCCGCAAACGGACAGGACCGCCTCACCCGCGAAGAATACATCCAGAAATATAAGTCGCTGGCCGTCGAGGAGATGGAAGTATACGGCATCCCCGCCAGCATCACGATGGCCCAGGCGTTGCTCGAATCGGACAACGGCAACGGGCGCTTGGCGCGCGAAGGCAACAACCACTTCGGCATCAAATGCAAAAGCACCTGGACCGGTGCCACGATCTCGCACGACGACGATGCGAAAGGCGAATGTTTCCGCAAATACCCGTCCGTCGAGGCCTCGTTCAACGACCATTCGGAATTCCTCGACAAATCGGCCCGTTACCAGGACCTGTTCAAACTGGACCCGATGGATTACAAAGGGTGGGCTTACGGACTCAAACAGGCTGGCTATGCGACCAATCCGGCTTATGCCGAATTGCTCATCAAAATTATCGAAGACAACCAGCTCTACCACCTCGACCGGGGCGAAGAGATCGCCCCGCCGATCATGGGTACGCCTGCGACCGAAGAACCGCAGCAATTGGTAGCCGAGACCGAACAAAAACCCAAAGAGGTGGTCGATGTAGACAATTACAGCGTAGCAGTGACCGGTCAGGGGGGACAGCACACCGTCTACCACAACAACGGCAGCGAATTTACCACCGCGCGTCCGGGCGATACCTATGCAACCATCGCTTCGGAATTCGGGCTCACGGTCAAGAAACTGCTCAAATACAACGACGAAACCACCGTACCTGCTCTGCGTCCCGGCGAGATGGTCTACTTGCGCCCGAAGGGCAAGCGCAGTGAAAACGGCAAGCTGATTCACGTGGCCAAAGAGGGCGAAACGCTGCACAGCATTTCGCAAACGTACGGCATCCGCCTGAAGAACCTTTGCAACATGAACCGGCGCACGCCCGACAGCGAAGTAAAAGCGGGCCAGCAGATCCGGTTGATGTAACCTTATTCAGCCCTCGACACCATTGGCAACGCCGTTACAATACCCTGACAACTCAAAACACCGGAATTAACCTCATTACAAACCTTTAAATACGATCAATCAAAACCTATGGACGGTGATCCTGGTGCGGCGGTGAACGCCGCCATCCTCAGCAAAATCAGCGGCAAGTCCGCCCTCAACCAACAGGTATTCGACAACACGTTCTCCGTATTCAACGCGCTCAAAGAGACGCTTCACGAAATGTCCTCGGAACTGGACGACCGACTCGAAGAGATGGGGCACGAAGTGAAAATCGAATACCGCGACCGCGGCAAATTCGAAGCCCAGCTTCAGGTAGCCGACGACATCCTGATCTTCAGCATGCATTCCAACGTATTCGAATTCAACCGCGAGCATATCATCTGGCAAAATTCGTACGTGCGCGACAACAAGGCGAACTCCTATTGCGGAATGATCAACATCTACAATTTCCTCTCCGACTCGTTCAAGTACAACCGCAGCGCCGACGAGGGCTACCTGATCGGAAGGCTGTTCGTGAACCGCGAGAAGCAATATTTCGTCGAGGGAAAGCGGCAAATCAGCATGCGCCACAACAACTTCGGCACGCAAACCATCAGCAAGGAGTCACTGATCAACATCATCGAAACAGCGATGGACTATGCGGTGGACTTCGACCTGCTGGTTCCCCCGTACGATACGGTAAAGGTCGTTACAGTCGATCAGCTCAACACGAAAATCGAGAACTCGAAGATGCAGACCGGCAAACGCCTCGGTTACAAATTCAATTCCGACGACATTTAACAGGCCGGGGCCATTAGGAAACATTTGGTCCCAGCACCCCGGGCCACAATATTAAAATCACACGGCGCTGCCGGAATGCCGTCAACCCGCACCACAAAACAGCGGGGGAGTCTTGAAAGACTCCCCCGCTGTTTTTATACGGTCGTTTACCGGCTTCCGGCAAACCCTATTTCCGGATATTGGGCTGCTGCAAACCGTAACCCATTTTCTTATTTTCGCGCAACAACAGGAAGGCGAACAGGATCGACAGCACGCCGAGTCCCGCAAAAATCAGCATCGGCACCGTATAATCGTACGCTACCCGCGTAACCGTTTCAGGAGCTACCACTCCGGTAATCTCTTCGGCCACTGTCGTTGCATTGTCCACCACGCAATAATTGTCGAGTACCTTGCCGATCAAGTAAGGCACACCCATCAGGCCCCAGTTCTGAATCCAGAAGATCAGCGCATACGCGGTACCCAGCTTATTCTCGGGAATGATCTTGGGCACCGAAGGCCACATGGCCGAAGGCACCAGCGAGAAGGCGATCCCCAACGTGATGATCAGTACGAGCGCCAGCAGCCAGTTCGTGAAAGCCGGAACGGCAAAGAGCAGGTGCACCGCCACGATCATGAACGAACCCACCAGCATAATCGTCGCCCCTTTACCCCTACGGTCGTAGAGGTTTCCGAAGAAAGGCGTGAGCAGGATCGTCCCGAACGGCAACAATGCAGGGATAATGCCCGAAAGTTTTTCGGAAATACCGAATTTATTGAACATCAGATCCGGCGCATATTTTAAAAACGGGAAAACCGCCGAATAGAACAGCACGCACAAGATCGCAATGTACCAGAATCCTTTGATCCGGACAATCTCGAAAATATCGCGGAAGCGGAACGGCTCTTCGAGTTCGGCGGAATCTTTCAGCTCCCGGTCCCGTTTGGTGTCCATCACCACGAACACCACGAACGAGATCATGCCGATACACAGCAGCAGCAACCCCAACAGGATCGGCATACTCACCGAGCCGAATTCTTCCGCCAGCAGCGGCGTAATGCTCAGGGCGAGCGCCGTACCGATGCGGGCGCAGGCCATCTCGAGGCCCATCGCCAACGCCAATTCCTTACCTTTGAACCATTTGACGATAATTTTCGAGACGGTGATTCCGGCGATCTCGATCCCGACGCCGAAGATGGCGTAGCCGATAGCCGCCCAAAGCACCTGCGACGAAATAACGGAACCGAAAATGGTCACGCTCGCACCGCCGAAATCGCTTGCGATCGCCCAATACTTGATACCTACGCCGATCACCATGATCACCGTGGACATCAGCCCGGTGAAGCGGACGCCCATCTTGTCAAGGATCATCCCGCCGAAGATGAGCATCAGCAGGAAGACGTTGAACCAACCGTAGGCACTGGTAAAAAATCCGTAATCGCTGCTGCTCCAGCCCATTTGCTGTTCGAGCATCGGCTTGAGCGGAGCCATCACGTCGGTGATGAAATATCCGCACAACATCGTGAAGGCGACCAGCGCCAACACGATCCAACGGGCCGTAGCCGACTCGCTGATCTTCTTTTGTAAAGCTGCTACCATTTATTTTCCGTTTGGGTTTATTATCCGTTCGGCACGCATCGCGCATACCGTAAAACTCGCTTTATCTGTTCGCAGGAATCCGCCGCCTATGTGCGCCGTACGCGGAGGCCTCCGTACCTCCGCCGCCCTACTCCTCCTGCAGCATATTCCCGTAGAGCTTCAACACCCGGTAGGCATCCTGCAACCCCAGCTCCCCGGCCTTGCTCATATCGAGGCAGCCTTTACGGGTATCCTTGAGGAAAATCTGTACCAATCCCCGGTTGTAATAGGCCTCGGCGAACGACGGATTCAGTTCGATGGCCTTCGTATAGTCCTCCAGCGCTTCCGGGATCCGTCCCGAGCGGCAGAGCAGGTTCGCCCGGTTATAATAGATATAGGCAAATTCGGGGAAGAGCCGGGCGGCCTTGTTCAGGTCGGCGATCGCATCGTCGTAATTATAGGACCGCGACGAGTTGCTTTTAAGCTGGCTGGCCGGATCGTTGTCTACCGTAATCCGCTGGTAGCCGTTGTCGATCGACGAGATAAAATCGACCATTTCGCTCTGCGTCGTACTGCGGTTGATGTACAGGAACGGATTGGACGGATCCAGGTCGATGGCCGCCGTGTAATTGGAGATCGAACCGGTGTACTGCCGGATCAGCGACTGGGTGATCCCCCGTTTGAACAACAACTGCCAGCTGGGCCGGTTGTAGCGCAGCGAATCTTCGATCGCCCGGTCGAAGGCGAAGAGCGAATCGGTCGGGAAATCGCTGTCCCGGTTCACCAGTTTCACGTACGGATCAGCCACCTCCGTGCGGAACTGTTCGACACGCGGCACGAAATAGACAGTCCGCACGGGAACCGTATCGGGACGAACCATCGAGAATTTGAACATCGGAAGCAGCGCGATGTTGGAACTTCGCGCAGTCATCCGCTGCATCCCTTCGCTGCCGCCCATGCTGGCATCGAACGAAAGCAGCTGGTTGAAACGCTTGCTCGTATCGGCATAAACAGAGAAACTACTGTCGGTCAGCTTCGAGCGGTATTCGGCTATTTTCTTGTCGGCCGTCTCCTTGTCGCTGCGGGATCCCTGCATGTCGTTGAGCATGTAACGCAATGCAGAGCGGCCAAGATAGGCGTTGGCGAAATCGGGATAAAGCTCGATCGCCCGCGTATAGTCGTTGATCGCGGCATAGTAGTCGCCCAGTTGCCGGTACAACGCCGCGCGGTTGTAATAGAGCAGCACGTTGTTCGGGCTGTAAAACGCCACTTTGTCATAGTCCGCGAGGGCGTTGTTGTAGTCTCCGATCTGATTGCGCAAAATCGCCCGGTTGAAATAAGTCAGCGAGCTGGTCGAATCGAGTGCCAACACCCGGCTGAAATCCTCGATTGCCTGCACCGGACGGTTGATCGTCGAATAGACGAGTGCCCGGTTGAAGTAAGAAGGGATATACGTGGAGTCGCATTCGATCGACTTGTCGAAATCGGCCAGCGCCTCATCGTATTTTTTCTGGGCCATGTAGAGCATCCCGCGGCGGCTGTAAGCCAAAGGACTCTCCCGGTTGGTCCGGATCGCGGTGTTATAATCCTCGTAAGCGCGCGTCGTGTCCTTCATCATCAGGTAGGAGGTGCCCCGGTTGACATAGGCGTCGACCACCTTGTTATCGAAACGGATAAAGGTGGTGAAGTCCTCCACCGCTTTTTCGAACTGCTGGCTGAGCAGGAAGGTCACCCCCCGGCTAAAATAGGGGTCGGGCCGGTCCGGGCGCAGGTCGATCGCCACCTGGAAATCTTTCAGCGCATCGTCGTAATTACCCAGCCGCGAACGGGT
This window encodes:
- a CDS encoding endonuclease/exonuclease/phosphatase family protein, with the protein product MRKYRRFRAVTVRIVVPLVAVAAVFFGISWLAEFRPAPVEEVYRCQQPDSLPDTLTLVSWNIGYAGLGDNMDFFYDGGRRVRDTRARTAANLAQIVLTLQKIDADIMLLQEVDRSSHRTYRIDEAGLIGAAFPGYAAAFGFNYKAWFVPIPLRDPIGRVASGLLTLSRYRPLDAVRYQYPSRFPFPERMFNLKRGLLSARFLTAAGDTVMIDNTHNTAYDTGNMRFEECVFLAELIARADSAGIRSVTGGDWNQYPPDYIPSAAELSNPYFVPQQIDGRLFRRAGRFVYDAQHPSLRYLDRPFRADSSVRTLTDFFFVSPGIEVLSIETLPLDFHSSDHNPVVMKIVFSR
- a CDS encoding glycosyltransferase family 9 protein — encoded protein: MASRSVSAPMRILVIRLSAMGDVAMSVPVVGALRKQYPEAQIVVLTPAFLQPFFRGIEALEFVSPDFTGRHKGLKGVLKLSSELGRFDMVADLHDVIRTKMLRRILRLRGAKVAYIDKGREEKKALVALENKKLVQLKTTVERYRKVFLALGFDLPPIAVPPRVRYSLDAETEALAGAHEGKKWIGIAPFAQHQGKIYPLEQMERVIAMLSQMPGVRLFVFGGGAAEREYGERMEEKYGSVVSVIGRIKLAREMELISHLDLMLSMDSSAMHMASLVGVPVVSVWGATHPYAGFYGIGQDPQNAVQLDMACRPCSIYGNRPCAYGDYPCMRGIAPERIVGQVCKAAGLPSVAVSES
- a CDS encoding DUF4254 domain-containing protein, with translation MSFTALCHQIFPAVIDEYHRYDDVDHPIANPYREGSIEHLLYLKNWIDTVQWHLEDLIRDPQIDPVEALVLKRRIDRSNQERTDMVEYIDSYFLDKFKDVAIESGAKINTESPAWAIDRLSILALKIYHMAQEVKRTDVSAKHVEECRRKLDILLQQRTDLTTAIEELLADMAAGHKYMKVYKQMKMYNDPELNPVLYAAK
- a CDS encoding glucosaminidase domain-containing protein → MKPNSIALLTLGVSLLALSANGQDRLTREEYIQKYKSLAVEEMEVYGIPASITMAQALLESDNGNGRLAREGNNHFGIKCKSTWTGATISHDDDAKGECFRKYPSVEASFNDHSEFLDKSARYQDLFKLDPMDYKGWAYGLKQAGYATNPAYAELLIKIIEDNQLYHLDRGEEIAPPIMGTPATEEPQQLVAETEQKPKEVVDVDNYSVAVTGQGGQHTVYHNNGSEFTTARPGDTYATIASEFGLTVKKLLKYNDETTVPALRPGEMVYLRPKGKRSENGKLIHVAKEGETLHSISQTYGIRLKNLCNMNRRTPDSEVKAGQQIRLM
- a CDS encoding MFS transporter, producing MVAALQKKISESATARWIVLALVAFTMLCGYFITDVMAPLKPMLEQQMGWSSSDYGFFTSAYGWFNVFLLMLIFGGMILDKMGVRFTGLMSTVIMVIGVGIKYWAIASDFGGASVTIFGSVISSQVLWAAIGYAIFGVGIEIAGITVSKIIVKWFKGKELALAMGLEMACARIGTALALSITPLLAEEFGSVSMPILLGLLLLCIGMISFVVFVVMDTKRDRELKDSAELEEPFRFRDIFEIVRIKGFWYIAILCVLFYSAVFPFLKYAPDLMFNKFGISEKLSGIIPALLPFGTILLTPFFGNLYDRRGKGATIMLVGSFMIVAVHLLFAVPAFTNWLLALVLIITLGIAFSLVPSAMWPSVPKIIPENKLGTAYALIFWIQNWGLMGVPYLIGKVLDNYCVVDNATTVAEEITGVVAPETVTRVAYDYTVPMLIFAGLGVLSILFAFLLLRENKKMGYGLQQPNIRK